The proteins below are encoded in one region of Desulfovibrio sp. Huiquan2017:
- a CDS encoding dihydrolipoamide acetyltransferase family protein, with protein sequence MAHDVIMPKWGLTMKEGKVARWLKGEGDPVEAGEPLFEVETDKITNSVEAPASGVLAKIIVPEGDMAPIKAVLAIIAAPGEAVDASAPAGAAQPSAEAAPAAAAETPAAAPAGDGKFVPAMPAARKLAKELGVDLSTVTGTGKDGKITAKDVQATADSAFAGINASPKAIEFARKQGVDLSQVTGSGEDGRITKADILRAMNPSAAQPASAPQAPKDTVVPMDGVRKLIAENMQASLQNAAQLTVFVEVDATEMVNLRARLLERNKRDAEYRLSYNDIISYAVCRALKRHPVINSTLQADGIHLHPHVNLGIAVSIDNGLIVPNVKEADTYGLEDLKAKVRDVAGRARKGGLNMDEISGGTFTISNVSMLGVDGFTPILNPPETGILGVGRIIEKPAVHNGEIAVRQMMTLSLTFNHMTTDGAPAMAFLRELGDMLETPGLMIV encoded by the coding sequence ATGGCTCATGATGTGATTATGCCCAAGTGGGGCCTGACCATGAAGGAAGGTAAGGTCGCACGCTGGCTCAAGGGCGAAGGAGACCCGGTCGAAGCCGGAGAACCCTTGTTCGAAGTCGAGACCGACAAGATCACCAACTCGGTCGAGGCGCCCGCCAGCGGCGTCCTGGCCAAAATCATCGTCCCCGAGGGGGACATGGCTCCGATTAAAGCCGTTTTGGCCATCATCGCCGCACCGGGCGAGGCCGTCGACGCGTCGGCGCCCGCAGGCGCGGCTCAACCCTCGGCCGAAGCGGCTCCTGCCGCTGCCGCCGAAACGCCCGCCGCCGCTCCCGCCGGGGACGGCAAGTTCGTCCCGGCCATGCCCGCCGCGCGCAAGCTGGCCAAGGAACTGGGCGTGGATCTGTCCACGGTGACCGGCACCGGCAAGGACGGCAAGATCACCGCCAAGGACGTCCAGGCTACCGCCGACTCCGCTTTTGCCGGGATCAACGCCAGCCCCAAGGCCATCGAGTTCGCCCGCAAGCAGGGCGTGGACCTCAGCCAGGTCACGGGATCGGGCGAGGATGGCCGGATCACCAAGGCGGACATCCTGCGGGCCATGAACCCGTCGGCCGCCCAGCCCGCGTCCGCGCCGCAGGCCCCCAAGGATACCGTCGTGCCCATGGACGGCGTGCGTAAGCTCATCGCGGAGAACATGCAGGCCAGCCTGCAGAATGCGGCCCAACTGACCGTGTTCGTGGAAGTCGACGCCACCGAGATGGTCAACCTGCGTGCCCGGCTGCTTGAGCGCAATAAGCGCGATGCCGAGTATCGCCTGTCGTACAACGACATCATCTCCTACGCCGTATGCCGCGCCCTGAAGCGCCATCCGGTCATCAACTCCACCCTGCAGGCGGACGGCATCCATCTGCATCCCCACGTCAACCTCGGTATTGCCGTGTCCATCGACAACGGGCTCATCGTGCCCAACGTCAAGGAAGCCGACACCTACGGCCTCGAAGATCTCAAGGCCAAGGTCCGCGACGTGGCCGGTCGGGCGCGCAAGGGCGGCCTGAACATGGACGAGATCTCCGGCGGCACCTTTACCATCAGCAATGTGAGCATGCTCGGCGTGGACGGTTTCACGCCCATCCTCAATCCGCCCGAGACCGGCATCCTGGGCGTCGGACGCATCATCGAAAAGCCCGCCGTGCACAATGGCGAGATCGCCGTGCGGCAGATGATGACCCTGTCCCTGACCTTCAACCACATGACTACGGATGGGGCTCCGGCCATGGCCTTCCTGCGCGAGCTGGGAGACATGCTGGAAACCCCGGGCCTGATGATCGTCTAG